In uncultured Cohaesibacter sp., a genomic segment contains:
- a CDS encoding phage portal protein, with protein MKANLIDRTIGYFSPETGLKRARARMLLDGVRRYDGGAHTRDTADWNAQQTSANAEIARDLVTLRARSRELVRNNPFAQRAQEVFVNNTASPDGLLPHLSGGAYDDFMRWSDDCDPERISDFAGLEGLIAGAIWESGEALVRPVVRKSSAGLHVPLQLQVIEPDYIDHSKNGDMANGGRVVNGVEYDRDGLRVAYWLFRDHPGNIGLLSRFGHQSVRVSAREILHIFNRRRPGQVHGVPAMASSLISWRNVASYENAVEVRKKIEACMTAFVSGGDGDLVREVAGALGTKPDSYSVLEKLLGKDLVGMLEPGAIVALPGGDLKVDSFAPQASNDTEFLNHKYRGLAAGSGITEMQLTGDMSKANYSSMRGGLIEARLGFRKFQKQVLSHQLVRPVFNHVVMIGKLAGRFGDVKDGFRPEMIWPVFESVDPLKDVQADLIEVRAGFATPQQKMAERGNDFKRFVQEVKAFVDAVDNAGLIFDSDPRKVAKTGVANNFGSLDEPENSANNED; from the coding sequence AAGCGGGCGCGTGCGCGAATGTTGCTGGATGGGGTGCGGCGCTATGATGGTGGCGCGCACACGCGCGACACCGCTGATTGGAATGCGCAGCAAACCAGTGCCAACGCTGAAATCGCGCGGGATCTGGTGACCTTGCGGGCGCGGTCTCGCGAGTTGGTGCGCAACAATCCTTTTGCGCAGCGAGCGCAAGAAGTGTTTGTCAACAATACTGCATCGCCGGATGGTTTGTTGCCTCATTTGTCAGGTGGTGCTTATGACGATTTTATGCGCTGGTCTGACGATTGCGACCCGGAACGGATCTCTGATTTTGCCGGTCTTGAAGGACTTATTGCTGGAGCGATTTGGGAAAGCGGTGAGGCGCTGGTGCGGCCTGTGGTGCGCAAGTCCAGTGCTGGTCTGCATGTGCCACTACAATTGCAGGTGATTGAGCCTGACTATATCGATCATTCCAAGAATGGCGATATGGCCAATGGTGGTCGGGTGGTCAATGGTGTCGAATATGACCGGGATGGGTTGCGAGTGGCCTATTGGCTGTTTCGTGATCATCCGGGCAATATCGGTTTGCTGTCGCGTTTTGGCCATCAGTCGGTGCGTGTTTCAGCCAGAGAGATCCTGCATATTTTCAACCGGCGCAGGCCGGGGCAGGTGCATGGCGTGCCAGCCATGGCCAGCTCGTTGATCAGCTGGCGCAACGTTGCCAGTTATGAGAATGCGGTTGAGGTCCGTAAAAAGATTGAGGCCTGCATGACTGCCTTTGTTTCTGGTGGTGATGGCGACCTTGTGCGCGAGGTTGCCGGGGCTCTTGGCACAAAACCGGATTCCTACAGTGTGTTGGAAAAGCTGCTCGGTAAAGATCTTGTGGGGATGCTTGAGCCGGGGGCGATTGTTGCCCTGCCTGGTGGTGATCTGAAGGTTGACAGTTTTGCGCCGCAAGCCAGCAACGATACAGAATTTCTCAATCACAAATATCGCGGTCTTGCTGCTGGTTCCGGCATAACGGAAATGCAGTTGACCGGCGACATGAGCAAGGCGAACTATTCAAGCATGCGCGGAGGACTGATCGAGGCGCGGCTCGGCTTCCGCAAGTTTCAGAAGCAGGTGCTTTCGCATCAGTTGGTCAGGCCTGTTTTCAATCATGTGGTCATGATTGGCAAGCTTGCGGGCCGCTTTGGCGATGTCAAGGACGGTTTCCGGCCGGAGATGATCTGGCCGGTATTTGAAAGCGTTGATCCACTGAAGGATGTTCAGGCGGATCTGATCGAGGTGCGAGCCGGGTTTGCTACACCGCAACAAAAGATGGCCGAGCGCGGCAATGACTTCAAGCGCTTTGTTCAAGAGGTCAAAGCGTTTGTTGACGCTGTCGATAACGCTGGTCTGATTTTTGACAGCGATCCACGCAAGGTTGCGAAAACCGGTGTTGCCAATAATTTCGGCTCGCTGGACGAGCCGGAAAATTCGGCAAACAACGAGGATTAA